A window of the Candidatus Limnocylindrales bacterium genome harbors these coding sequences:
- the tkt gene encoding transketolase has translation MTNPASTSTSIQTTDLSRLRRLTANAIRVLAMDSVQKANSGHPGMPMGMADAAVVLWTQFLSHNPKDPSWPNRDRFVLSAGHGSMLLYSLLHLTGYDLPLQQLQAFRQWGSQTPGHPEHGLTPGVEATTGPLGQGITNAVGMAIAERWLANRFNRPGFNIVDHYTYVIASDGDMMEGISHEAGSLAGHLGLGKLIVLYDDNGISIDGPTWLAFSEDVLARFAAYGWHTQQVDGHDPAAVEMALYAAQAEKKRPSLIACKTHIGFGSPHKQDTNKAHGEPLGAEEVRLAKQRLGWPLDPPFYVPPEVYEFMRETGAAGAAKQAQWKALFTRYAETYPDLAAAFQSFMSRELPADWDRDLPTFPLDKPLATRAASGAVLNAIAPRIPNLLGGSADLTPSNNTLPKGEKFLTRDDFSGRYIHFGVREHGMGGILNGLALHGGIRPYGGTFLIFSDYMRPAIRLAAMTKLPVIFVFTHDSVGLGEDGPTHQPIEHLTSLRAIPNLVVFRPADATETVEAWRVALTRQQGPTALILTRQGIPVLDRSRYAPASEAKKGGYILADAENIDVILIGTGSEVHLALEARELLAEQGIQARVVSMPSWELFEAQPVEYQQTVLPPQIQARVAVEAGATLAWSRYVGLKGEVIGLDRFGASAPYPIIYERLGLTAKNVAEAARRVLFKIRSNEERESV, from the coding sequence GGCTACGTCGATTAACCGCCAATGCTATTCGGGTATTGGCTATGGATAGTGTTCAAAAGGCAAATTCTGGACATCCCGGTATGCCTATGGGTATGGCTGATGCCGCTGTTGTCCTTTGGACCCAGTTCCTCTCCCATAATCCCAAAGATCCTTCCTGGCCCAATCGTGACCGTTTTGTTCTTTCTGCAGGCCATGGTTCCATGCTCCTTTACAGTCTCCTTCATCTCACCGGTTATGATCTTCCCCTCCAGCAGCTCCAGGCCTTTCGTCAATGGGGGAGTCAGACTCCGGGTCATCCCGAACATGGCCTCACGCCCGGGGTTGAAGCCACAACCGGTCCCCTTGGACAGGGGATTACCAATGCCGTGGGAATGGCCATCGCAGAACGTTGGCTTGCCAACCGGTTCAATCGGCCCGGTTTTAATATTGTGGATCACTATACCTATGTCATTGCCAGTGACGGGGATATGATGGAAGGGATTTCCCATGAGGCCGGATCTTTAGCCGGGCACCTGGGTTTAGGGAAGTTGATCGTACTATACGACGATAACGGTATCAGTATCGATGGACCCACCTGGCTGGCTTTTAGTGAAGATGTGCTGGCCCGATTTGCCGCTTATGGCTGGCATACGCAACAGGTGGACGGACATGATCCGGCTGCGGTGGAGATGGCCCTGTATGCAGCTCAAGCCGAGAAGAAACGTCCATCCTTAATTGCCTGTAAGACCCACATCGGCTTTGGAAGTCCCCACAAACAGGATACCAATAAAGCCCATGGAGAACCGTTGGGTGCAGAGGAAGTCCGTTTGGCCAAGCAACGTTTGGGCTGGCCCCTGGACCCTCCATTCTATGTCCCTCCAGAAGTTTACGAATTCATGCGGGAAACAGGTGCTGCCGGGGCAGCCAAACAAGCCCAGTGGAAAGCTCTGTTTACTCGGTATGCAGAGACTTATCCGGATTTGGCGGCGGCTTTTCAAAGTTTCATGAGTAGGGAACTACCTGCCGATTGGGACCGGGACCTGCCGACTTTTCCCCTGGATAAACCCCTTGCGACCCGGGCCGCTTCGGGGGCTGTCCTTAATGCCATTGCGCCCAGAATTCCAAACTTGTTGGGGGGTTCGGCAGATTTAACCCCTTCCAATAACACCTTACCCAAAGGAGAGAAGTTTTTAACCCGAGACGATTTCTCAGGGCGGTATATTCACTTTGGAGTAAGAGAGCATGGAATGGGAGGAATTCTCAATGGACTGGCTTTACACGGAGGGATTCGACCCTATGGCGGAACTTTTCTGATCTTCTCGGATTATATGCGACCGGCGATTCGGTTGGCAGCCATGACAAAATTACCGGTGATATTTGTTTTTACCCATGACAGTGTGGGATTGGGAGAAGATGGACCGACCCACCAGCCTATTGAACATTTGACGAGTTTGCGGGCAATTCCAAACCTGGTGGTATTTCGACCGGCAGATGCGACCGAAACGGTGGAAGCCTGGCGAGTAGCCCTCACCCGTCAACAGGGGCCGACCGCTCTGATTTTAACTCGACAGGGTATCCCGGTATTGGATCGAAGTCGGTATGCCCCGGCCTCGGAAGCCAAAAAGGGGGGATATATTCTGGCCGATGCAGAAAATATAGATGTCATCTTAATAGGAACAGGGTCTGAAGTGCATTTAGCACTGGAAGCCAGGGAGTTACTGGCCGAACAAGGAATACAGGCTCGGGTAGTATCCATGCCGAGTTGGGAGTTGTTTGAAGCCCAACCGGTAGAATATCAACAGACCGTATTACCTCCCCAGATTCAGGCTCGGGTAGCCGTGGAAGCAGGGGCTACCCTGGCATGGAGCCGATATGTGGGATTAAAAGGAGAGGTCATAGGGTTGGATCGCTTTGGGGCTTCGGCACCTTATCCCATAATTTATGAACGGCTAGGATTAACAGCTAAAAATGTCGCCGAGGCCGCCCGGCGGGTTCTGTTTAAGATCAGATCAAATGAAGAGAGGGAAAGTGTATGA